TTGCAGTTACGCACAGTAAGTAAATGCAATTCACTATTGCCCGTTTATTATACAAAGAACATGGTTGGCTAACTTCCTTCAATGATTACAAGTAAATTTCTTAAAAGAGCTAACGTGTTCGAGTAACAGTAGTtcgaaatacacacacacacacacacacacacacacacacgcacacatctacTCCCAGTCTTTGCGTATATTGCTCGCCATATCTTCCCTCGGTACGTCGTGGTTGTGCGCATTTTTCAACACACACTGTTCTGGATTTGAGACCGAGGTGATGGCACGTGCTTTGCAGTTGGTGTGCCACTTGCTACATTTCCAATACATTTTACCGCCATAGCAGTTGTTCTTAATGTAGCGATGCCCATCGTACATCAGCACATTGTTCCCACGGCCATTGGTGTACTGTATCTTGTTCGCATCCACCGCAACGGGTTTGTTAAACTTGCGAACCGTAAGTGTCGGTGAACGGTGAGCGTTATCCGTCTTTGCTGGACTCTTATTGAGTTTCAGCTtgggttgttgtggttgtcCGCGTAGCTGTAACTTGAAGTACGGATTGCGCTCGTTATCCATCTTCAACTGAAAGTGCGTCACGTTTGGCGACTGTTTCCCTTCACGCGCCTTTCTGATATCTGTAGCAAGTTgagaaaaagattaaaaaaaaagttagtaTGCTGTTCCAATGGTACGGAGCTAAAGCACTACTATTAAAACCATTTAAATTATGAGTCTAGTAATTTTAATACAACATAGATTCACTCTGTCTCTCTTCCTGTCTCAATATGGACCGTATGGTacgtttttatttgatttcattgaTCCGAAGTGATTCGGGATTGATGGAAAAAGTAAAGCGATTCTTTAGAGGTTTAGCAGCAAAGAAGTAGGAGAAGTGTGCATTATTCAGTCGCTACTCTTGTTCGATTCCGTCTTTGGAACGATGAAAACCTTTTCGGACGTATTTTGAACCACTtttgaaagtgtttttttctttccagcaTGTTGTAGGGTAGGGCTTGTGATGATGGCATCGCGCTTAGGCGTCTCTGCTGTCTGGCGTGACGTATACACCGGTCTCGATGATGCTGCTCCACCGACGGATGGGTTTGGTTTCGATTTTCCGATCGAAAGTGCTAGCTCCATGTACGGAAGCTTCTTATTTAACAACGTCATCTTTGGCGATGCACTGCCTCCG
This is a stretch of genomic DNA from Anopheles merus strain MAF chromosome 2R, AmerM5.1, whole genome shotgun sequence. It encodes these proteins:
- the LOC121590063 gene encoding uncharacterized protein LOC121590063; amino-acid sequence: MDNERNPYFKLQLRGQPQQPKLKLNKSPAKTDNAHRSPTLTVRKFNKPVAVDANKIQYTNGRGNNVLMYDGHRYIKNNCYGGKMYWKCSKWHTNCKARAITSVSNPEQCVLKNAHNHDVPREDMASNIRKDWE